In Amycolatopsis methanolica 239, a single genomic region encodes these proteins:
- a CDS encoding glycosyltransferase, translating into MAGKTAAGKPAPAKAKTNGAQAKEDQTTFAEHVPHGRLTAQRGLYAGPSPIVSKDLYSEVLEGVVNRGRDGATLEPSARVSGNTYFGRFPASYWQRWTKVRQVRVEAVVSGAGQLAVRASDFEGEPRTIEAREVEGADGVVVAFDIKIDKFYDGGALWLDLETQAGQRLTVERVRWTVEPPEKIRPTAVTICTMNRADDCLKNLQALAGDLQSLDTLDAIYVADQGTDRVDSRDGFAQVAADLGDKLKYITQPNLGGAGGFTRGLYEVAGHTETEHANVLFMDDDVLLEPDLVVRMTAFSNMAANPVIVGGQMLNLLHPHQLHVGAEYARLETLEPGVPVEHSLHTADLLGVDEETGEPNRQEKRLDAGYNGWWSCLIPYEVVKAIGYPMPFFFQWDDAEYSYRARAHGFPTVTLPGAGVWHADFHWKDWDEWHRYFNLRNSIITAALHSDFNLNVVCRTLMAQVVRYLLGMQYGLTHTLIKAVEDFLEGPSILEDGGVAAMQEIRAIRAQYPETKRHDATEVPGIASNDIGIINAAPRPALQRLILVKRVFDRLRGRSRFALGAVPNDEAHWWHVALFDTAVVTDASQEGVRVRKYDRERMFELGKRALKTLNRLRKEGHAVQAQYKRALPQLTSRENWKRLYRL; encoded by the coding sequence ATGGCCGGCAAGACTGCCGCGGGAAAGCCTGCCCCCGCGAAGGCGAAGACCAACGGAGCCCAGGCGAAAGAGGACCAGACCACGTTCGCCGAACACGTTCCCCACGGCCGCCTGACCGCGCAGCGCGGGCTGTACGCCGGGCCGTCGCCCATCGTTTCCAAGGACCTCTACTCCGAGGTGCTCGAGGGTGTCGTGAACCGCGGCCGTGACGGCGCGACGCTGGAGCCGTCGGCGCGCGTGTCCGGCAACACCTACTTCGGCCGGTTCCCGGCCAGCTACTGGCAGCGCTGGACGAAGGTGCGCCAGGTCCGGGTCGAGGCCGTCGTGAGCGGGGCCGGCCAGCTCGCGGTGCGCGCGTCCGACTTCGAAGGCGAGCCGCGCACGATCGAAGCGCGCGAGGTCGAGGGCGCCGACGGCGTGGTGGTGGCGTTCGACATCAAGATCGACAAGTTCTACGACGGCGGCGCGCTGTGGCTGGACCTGGAGACCCAGGCCGGGCAGCGGCTGACCGTGGAGCGGGTGCGGTGGACCGTCGAGCCGCCGGAGAAGATCCGGCCGACCGCGGTGACCATCTGCACGATGAACCGCGCCGACGACTGCCTGAAGAACCTGCAGGCGCTGGCCGGTGACCTCCAGTCGCTGGACACCCTGGACGCCATCTACGTCGCCGACCAGGGCACCGACCGGGTCGACTCGCGCGACGGGTTCGCGCAGGTCGCGGCAGACCTCGGCGACAAGCTGAAGTACATCACCCAGCCGAACCTGGGTGGTGCGGGCGGTTTCACCCGCGGCCTGTACGAGGTGGCCGGGCACACCGAGACCGAGCACGCGAACGTCCTGTTCATGGACGACGACGTGCTGCTCGAGCCGGACCTGGTCGTGCGGATGACGGCGTTTTCGAACATGGCCGCGAACCCGGTCATCGTCGGTGGGCAGATGCTGAACCTGCTGCACCCGCACCAGCTGCACGTGGGTGCCGAGTACGCGCGGCTGGAGACGCTGGAGCCGGGGGTGCCGGTCGAGCACAGCCTGCACACGGCCGACCTGCTGGGTGTCGACGAGGAGACCGGCGAGCCGAACCGCCAGGAGAAGCGGCTCGACGCCGGCTACAACGGCTGGTGGTCGTGCCTGATCCCGTACGAGGTGGTCAAGGCCATCGGATACCCGATGCCGTTCTTCTTCCAGTGGGACGACGCCGAGTACAGCTACCGGGCGCGGGCGCACGGCTTCCCGACGGTCACGCTGCCCGGCGCGGGTGTCTGGCACGCCGACTTCCACTGGAAGGACTGGGACGAGTGGCACCGGTACTTCAACCTGCGCAACTCGATCATCACCGCGGCGCTGCACAGTGACTTCAACCTGAACGTGGTATGCCGGACGCTGATGGCCCAGGTGGTCCGGTACCTGCTCGGGATGCAGTACGGGTTGACGCACACGCTGATCAAGGCGGTCGAGGACTTCCTGGAGGGCCCGTCGATCCTGGAGGACGGCGGTGTCGCCGCGATGCAGGAAATTCGAGCCATCCGGGCCCAGTACCCGGAGACGAAGCGCCACGACGCGACCGAGGTGCCCGGGATCGCGTCCAACGACATCGGGATCATCAACGCCGCGCCGCGTCCCGCGCTGCAGCGGCTGATCCTGGTGAAGCGGGTGTTCGACCGGCTGCGCGGCCGGTCCCGCTTCGCGCTGGGCGCCGTGCCGAATGACGAGGCCCACTGGTGGCACGTGGCGCTCTTCGACACGGCCGTGGTGACCGACGCGTCCCAGGAGGGCGTGCGGGTGCGCAAGTACGACCGGGAACGCATGTTCGAACTGGGCAAGCGCGCGCTGAAGACCCTGAACCGGCTGCGCAAGGAGGGGCACGCGGTGCAGGCGCAGTACAAGCGGGCCCTGCCGCAGCTCACGAGCCGCGAGAACTGGAAGCGGTTGTACCGGCTCTGA
- a CDS encoding GtrA family protein, with translation MVSTEPQEQAVTAKASPGLLGQLVRFALIGGFCALLDLGTYTVLRAIGLDYAPWDTVARAISFIVGTTTAFFLNRKFTFSGGRKDGKGQIGGFVLLYGVTFFVAVGVNALMLHVLGEFAFKPTVAWVISQGTATAINFVMLKWVVFREQGVTDVSPESGS, from the coding sequence GTGGTGTCTACGGAACCGCAGGAGCAGGCAGTGACGGCGAAGGCGAGCCCGGGCCTGCTCGGCCAGTTGGTGCGATTCGCGCTGATCGGCGGATTTTGCGCGTTGCTCGATCTCGGTACCTACACGGTGTTACGAGCGATCGGACTTGATTACGCTCCGTGGGACACGGTGGCGCGTGCGATCAGTTTCATCGTCGGCACCACGACCGCCTTTTTCCTTAACCGGAAGTTCACGTTCTCCGGTGGCCGCAAAGACGGCAAGGGTCAGATCGGCGGCTTCGTCCTGCTGTACGGCGTCACTTTCTTCGTGGCCGTCGGCGTGAACGCGCTGATGTTGCACGTGCTCGGCGAGTTCGCGTTCAAGCCGACCGTCGCGTGGGTGATCTCGCAGGGCACGGCGACCGCCATCAACTTCGTGATGCTCAAGTGGGTTGTCTTCCGCGAACAAGGTGTGACCGATGTTTCGCCGGAGTCCGGCTCGTGA
- a CDS encoding FAD-binding oxidoreductase — MVTLVRVNTTPHTERRTLTGWGRTAPTVADVLTTPDVETIARAVAQAGERGVIARGLGRSYGDPAQNAGGLVIDMTALNTIHSINPDTGEVDLDAGVSLDQLMKAALPYGLWVPVLPGTRQVTIGGAIANDIHGKNHHSAGSFGNHVLSMDLVTADGQIRTLTPEGPESELFWATVAGIGLTGIIVRAKIRMKKTESAYFIVDADRTSSLDETLELFSNGSDLNYDYSMSVPDLINSDSRLGRATFSRGSLAKLDQLPPKLQADPLKFDAPQLMTLPDVFPNGLGNKLTFGMLNNIWQRTVPKKGARGKIQNLTQFYHPLDMLSEWNRAYGSKGFLQYQFSVPFGREDALKDLCRKIATSGHYSFLNVFKRMGEGNRAPLSWPSPGWMLSVDFPIKDGLGRFCTELDEDVLAAGGRLYTAKDSRTTPETFAKMYPRLEEWRKIRQSVDPEGVFASDMSRRLEL; from the coding sequence ATGGTTACCCTGGTCCGGGTGAACACGACACCGCATACCGAGCGGCGGACACTCACCGGGTGGGGTCGCACCGCCCCGACCGTCGCAGACGTGCTGACCACGCCGGACGTGGAGACGATCGCCCGCGCGGTGGCGCAGGCCGGCGAGCGCGGCGTGATCGCCCGTGGGCTCGGCCGCTCCTACGGGGACCCGGCGCAGAACGCCGGTGGTCTCGTCATCGACATGACCGCCCTGAACACGATCCACTCGATCAACCCGGACACCGGAGAGGTCGACCTGGACGCCGGGGTGAGCCTCGACCAGCTGATGAAGGCCGCGCTGCCCTACGGTCTGTGGGTCCCGGTGCTGCCCGGAACGCGCCAGGTGACCATCGGTGGCGCGATCGCCAACGACATCCACGGCAAGAACCACCACAGCGCGGGCAGCTTCGGCAACCACGTGCTGTCGATGGACCTGGTGACGGCGGACGGCCAGATCCGCACGCTGACCCCGGAGGGCCCCGAGTCGGAGCTGTTCTGGGCGACGGTCGCGGGCATCGGCCTGACCGGCATCATCGTGCGCGCGAAGATCCGCATGAAGAAGACCGAGAGCGCCTACTTCATCGTGGACGCGGACCGCACGTCGAGCCTGGACGAGACCCTGGAGCTGTTCAGCAACGGGTCCGACCTGAACTACGACTACTCGATGTCGGTGCCGGACCTCATCAACTCCGACAGCCGCCTCGGCCGGGCCACGTTCTCCCGCGGCTCGCTGGCCAAGCTGGACCAGCTGCCGCCGAAGCTGCAGGCCGATCCGCTGAAGTTCGACGCGCCGCAGCTGATGACGCTGCCCGACGTGTTCCCCAACGGCCTCGGCAACAAGCTGACGTTCGGGATGCTGAACAACATCTGGCAGCGCACGGTGCCGAAGAAGGGCGCACGCGGCAAGATCCAGAACCTGACGCAGTTCTACCACCCGCTGGACATGCTCAGCGAGTGGAACCGCGCATACGGTTCCAAGGGTTTCCTGCAGTACCAGTTCTCCGTGCCGTTCGGTCGCGAGGACGCGTTGAAGGACCTGTGCCGCAAGATCGCGACGTCGGGCCACTACTCGTTCCTGAACGTGTTCAAGCGGATGGGCGAAGGCAACCGCGCGCCGCTGTCCTGGCCGTCGCCGGGTTGGATGCTGTCGGTGGACTTCCCGATCAAGGACGGCCTCGGCCGCTTCTGCACCGAACTCGACGAAGACGTCCTGGCCGCCGGTGGGCGGCTGTACACCGCGAAGGACTCGCGCACCACGCCGGAGACCTTCGCGAAGATGTACCCCCGGCTGGAGGAGTGGCGCAAGATCCGCCAGTCGGTCGACCCCGAGGGCGTGTTCGCGTCCGACATGAGCCGGAGGCTTGAACTGTGA
- a CDS encoding decaprenylphospho-beta-D-erythro-pentofuranosid-2-ulose 2-reductase: MIDAVGNPQSLLLLGGTSDIALAIAQKYLADAPELRVVLAARASERRKLAAEKLRAAGASVSEVDFDAKDTASHPAVLDQAFAQGDIDVAVVAFGLLGDNEEAWQNHATAVELATVNYTAAVSVGVALADKLKKQGHGSVIALSSVAGERVRRSNFVYGSTKAGFDGFYLGLGEALAPFGVKVTVVRPGQVKTKMTEGLGKAPLEQTAEQVAEIAVDAARKGKDLVWAPGAFRAVMSVLRHVPRPIFRKLPI, translated from the coding sequence GTGATCGACGCTGTTGGCAACCCCCAGTCGCTGCTGCTGCTCGGCGGCACGTCGGACATCGCGCTGGCCATCGCGCAGAAGTACCTCGCGGACGCGCCCGAGCTGCGCGTCGTGCTGGCGGCACGGGCGTCCGAGCGCCGCAAGCTGGCCGCGGAGAAGCTGCGCGCGGCAGGCGCCTCGGTGTCCGAAGTGGACTTCGACGCGAAGGACACCGCGTCCCACCCCGCGGTGCTGGACCAGGCGTTCGCGCAGGGTGACATCGACGTGGCCGTGGTGGCGTTCGGCCTGCTCGGCGACAACGAGGAGGCGTGGCAGAACCACGCCACCGCGGTCGAGCTGGCCACGGTGAACTACACCGCGGCGGTGTCGGTCGGCGTGGCGCTGGCGGACAAGCTCAAGAAGCAGGGCCACGGTTCGGTGATCGCGCTGTCCTCTGTGGCCGGTGAGCGCGTGCGGCGGTCGAACTTCGTGTACGGCTCGACCAAGGCCGGCTTCGACGGGTTCTACCTCGGCCTCGGCGAGGCGCTGGCGCCGTTCGGCGTCAAGGTCACGGTCGTGCGGCCGGGCCAGGTCAAGACGAAGATGACCGAGGGCCTCGGCAAGGCGCCGCTGGAGCAGACGGCCGAGCAGGTCGCCGAAATCGCCGTCGACGCGGCGCGCAAGGGCAAGGACCTGGTGTGGGCGCCCGGCGCGTTCCGCGCGGTCATGTCGGTGCTGCGGCACGTGCCGCGGCCGATCTTCCGCAAACTGCCGATCTGA
- a CDS encoding nitroreductase/quinone reductase family protein, with protein MIPPGGEPGGGPIIVITTAGTKTGKIRKSPIMRIEKDGKYLAVASNGGGRANPGWVSNIRAHPVVELQDGPVKKPCVARELDGEERREWWEYGVAVWPTYLEWQRKTDRRIPLLLLEPLD; from the coding sequence GTGATCCCTCCGGGGGGAGAGCCCGGCGGAGGCCCGATCATCGTGATCACGACCGCCGGCACCAAGACCGGCAAAATCCGCAAGTCGCCGATCATGCGGATCGAGAAGGACGGGAAGTACCTCGCGGTCGCGTCCAACGGCGGCGGCCGCGCGAATCCGGGCTGGGTCAGCAACATCCGCGCGCATCCGGTGGTGGAGCTGCAGGACGGCCCGGTCAAGAAACCCTGTGTCGCCCGCGAGCTAGACGGCGAGGAGCGGCGCGAGTGGTGGGAGTACGGCGTCGCGGTCTGGCCGACGTATCTGGAGTGGCAGCGGAAGACCGACCGCCGGATCCCGCTCTTGTTGCTGGAGCCGCTGGACTGA
- a CDS encoding glycosyltransferase has product MRPGGVAAVVVTRHRRELLADSLKIIAAQTRPVDHLVVVDNGPDQPARDVVESFPGRYTYLPSHHNLGGAGGFALGILHALALGAEWVWLADDDGRPADETVLAVLLEEAEKRGLAEISPMVTNINAPDKLAFPLRRGLTWKRSSAELGTDFLPGIASLFNGALFRSSTLDVVGVPDLRLFVRGDEVEVHRRLVRSGLPFGTSLRVSYLHPDGSDEFKPMLGGRFHAQDPENEVKRYYTYRNRGYLLSQPGMRKIGALEILRFGLYFVGVKRDPGAFVQWLKLVRQGQRERFFRY; this is encoded by the coding sequence ATGCGACCGGGCGGTGTGGCGGCGGTGGTCGTCACGCGGCACCGCCGTGAGCTGCTCGCGGACTCGCTGAAGATCATCGCCGCACAGACCCGGCCGGTGGACCACCTGGTGGTCGTGGACAACGGTCCAGACCAGCCCGCGCGGGACGTCGTCGAGTCGTTCCCCGGGCGGTACACGTACCTGCCGTCACACCACAACCTGGGCGGCGCGGGCGGGTTCGCGCTCGGGATCCTGCACGCGCTCGCGCTGGGCGCGGAGTGGGTGTGGCTGGCCGACGACGACGGCCGCCCGGCCGACGAGACGGTGCTGGCGGTGCTGCTGGAGGAGGCCGAGAAGCGCGGTCTGGCCGAGATCTCGCCGATGGTCACCAACATCAACGCGCCGGACAAGCTGGCGTTCCCGCTGCGCCGGGGCCTGACCTGGAAGCGGTCCTCGGCGGAGCTGGGCACCGACTTCCTGCCCGGCATCGCGTCGCTGTTCAACGGCGCGTTGTTCCGGTCGTCCACCCTGGACGTGGTCGGCGTGCCGGACCTGCGGCTGTTCGTGCGCGGCGACGAGGTCGAGGTGCACCGGCGGCTGGTCCGTTCCGGACTGCCGTTCGGCACGTCGCTGCGGGTGTCCTACCTGCACCCGGACGGCTCGGACGAGTTCAAGCCGATGCTCGGCGGGCGGTTCCACGCGCAGGACCCGGAGAACGAGGTCAAGCGCTACTACACCTACCGCAACCGCGGCTACCTGCTGTCCCAGCCCGGGATGCGCAAGATCGGTGCGCTGGAGATCCTGCGGTTCGGCCTGTACTTCGTGGGCGTGAAACGGGACCCGGGCGCGTTCGTGCAGTGGCTCAAGCTGGTGCGGCAGGGGCAGCGGGAACGCTTCTTCCGCTACTGA
- a CDS encoding ABC transporter ATP-binding protein, which yields MVSIDVQNAYVDFPIFDAKTRSLKKKVLGKVGGKIGTESKVPIIEALQDITLSLREGDRVGLVGHNGAGKSTLLRLLSGIYEPTRGLARVQGKVAPVFDLGVGMDPEISGYENIMIRGLFLGMTRKQMEKRVDDIAEFTELGDYLQMPLRTYSTGMRVRLALGVVTTIDPEILILDEGIGAVDAAFLNKARDRLVDLVNRSGMLVFASHADDLLLELCTTAIWMDEGRMKMRGGLREVLTAYKGRDPFENISAEAAQRIDAAPAVQGGE from the coding sequence ATGGTCAGCATTGATGTGCAGAACGCGTACGTCGACTTCCCGATCTTCGACGCCAAGACGCGGTCGCTGAAGAAGAAGGTCCTCGGCAAAGTCGGCGGCAAGATCGGCACCGAGTCGAAGGTGCCGATCATCGAGGCGCTGCAGGACATCACCCTGTCGCTGCGCGAAGGTGACCGGGTCGGGCTGGTCGGCCACAACGGGGCGGGCAAGTCGACCCTGCTGCGGCTGCTGTCCGGCATCTACGAGCCCACCCGCGGCCTGGCCCGCGTGCAGGGCAAGGTCGCGCCGGTGTTCGACCTCGGCGTCGGCATGGACCCGGAGATCTCCGGCTACGAGAACATCATGATCCGCGGCCTGTTCCTCGGCATGACGCGCAAGCAGATGGAGAAGCGGGTCGACGACATCGCGGAGTTCACCGAGCTCGGCGACTACCTGCAGATGCCGCTGCGCACCTACTCGACCGGTATGCGGGTGCGGCTCGCACTGGGCGTGGTCACGACGATCGACCCGGAGATCCTGATCCTCGACGAGGGCATCGGCGCGGTCGACGCGGCGTTCCTCAACAAGGCGCGGGACCGGCTCGTGGATCTGGTGAACCGCTCCGGCATGTTGGTCTTCGCCTCGCACGCCGACGACCTACTCTTGGAGCTGTGCACGACGGCCATCTGGATGGACGAGGGCCGGATGAAGATGCGGGGCGGCCTGCGCGAGGTGCTCACCGCGTACAAGGGCCGGGACCCGTTCGAGAACATCAGCGCGGAAGCCGCGCAGCGGATCGACGCCGCGCCGGCGGTACAGGGCGGGGAGTGA
- a CDS encoding ABC transporter permease, whose product MQATSTVDQTSEDLARAAELPPLSDSRTFGRAFGDIKEGLRQRELWSHLGWQDIKQRYRRSVIGPFWITISQGVIALGLGLLYSQLFNMHIQTFLPYISAGFIVWAFISGCLTEGMETFIANEGLIKQIRAPLTVYALRTVWRQTLMFAHNLIVIVVVVGVFFGSLNDDYALSQSGMCTPDNICHPGLGWYTLSAIPAFLLLAFNGVWVTLLLGIISTRYRDIPQVINSLIQLLFYLTPIVWPIDQLKSGQRGGAASWAEPIIHLNPIYHFVQILRAPLIGQAVSIWSWVAVGGITVVGWLLALVAMRNYRARVSYWV is encoded by the coding sequence GTGCAAGCCACCAGCACGGTCGATCAGACCAGCGAAGATCTCGCCCGCGCGGCTGAGCTTCCGCCCTTGTCGGACAGTCGCACCTTCGGGCGCGCGTTCGGCGACATCAAGGAAGGACTCCGCCAGCGCGAACTGTGGAGCCACCTCGGCTGGCAGGACATCAAGCAGCGCTACCGCCGGTCGGTGATCGGCCCGTTCTGGATCACCATCAGCCAGGGCGTGATCGCGCTCGGCCTGGGGCTGCTGTACTCGCAGCTGTTCAACATGCACATCCAGACGTTCCTGCCCTACATCAGCGCGGGGTTCATCGTCTGGGCCTTCATCAGCGGCTGCCTCACCGAGGGCATGGAGACGTTCATCGCGAACGAGGGTCTGATCAAGCAGATCCGCGCGCCGTTGACCGTTTACGCGCTGCGCACGGTGTGGCGGCAGACGCTGATGTTCGCGCACAACCTGATCGTCATCGTGGTCGTGGTCGGCGTCTTCTTCGGCAGCCTGAACGACGACTACGCGCTGTCGCAGAGCGGGATGTGCACGCCGGACAACATCTGCCACCCCGGGCTGGGCTGGTACACGCTCTCCGCGATCCCGGCGTTTCTGCTGCTCGCGTTCAACGGCGTCTGGGTGACGCTGCTGCTGGGCATCATCTCGACGCGGTACCGGGACATCCCGCAGGTGATCAACTCGCTGATCCAGCTGCTGTTCTACCTGACCCCGATCGTCTGGCCGATCGACCAGCTCAAGTCCGGTCAGCGCGGTGGCGCTGCCAGCTGGGCGGAGCCGATCATCCACCTGAACCCCATCTACCACTTCGTCCAGATCCTGCGCGCGCCGCTGATCGGCCAGGCCGTCAGCATCTGGAGCTGGGTCGCCGTGGGTGGCATCACGGTCGTGGGCTGGCTGCTCGCGCTCGTCGCCATGCGCAACTACCGGGCCCGCGTCTCCTACTGGGTGTGA
- a CDS encoding bacterial proteasome activator family protein, whose product MTEPKFSESPSPDEQPHRVVVVGPDGSPVGTARIPREDDEHQESVGDLVEEPAKVMRIGTMIKQLLEEVRAAPLDDASRDRLREIHQTSIKELEQALAPELQSELERLVKPFTDDTTPSDAELRIAQAQLVGWLEGLFHGIQTALFAQQMAARVQLEQMRRGLPAGRGGQEGQAPGISGTGQYL is encoded by the coding sequence ATGACAGAGCCAAAGTTTTCCGAGTCGCCCTCGCCCGACGAGCAGCCCCACCGCGTGGTCGTGGTGGGCCCGGACGGTTCGCCGGTGGGCACGGCCCGGATCCCGCGGGAGGACGACGAGCACCAGGAGTCGGTCGGTGACCTAGTCGAAGAGCCGGCGAAGGTCATGCGGATCGGCACCATGATCAAGCAGCTGCTGGAGGAGGTGCGGGCCGCGCCGCTGGACGACGCGAGCCGTGACCGGCTGCGTGAGATCCACCAGACCTCGATCAAAGAGCTGGAGCAGGCGCTCGCGCCGGAGCTGCAGAGCGAGCTGGAGCGGCTGGTGAAGCCGTTCACCGACGACACCACGCCGTCCGACGCCGAGCTGCGGATCGCGCAGGCCCAGCTGGTCGGCTGGCTGGAGGGCCTGTTCCACGGCATCCAGACGGCGCTGTTCGCGCAGCAGATGGCGGCGCGGGTGCAGCTGGAGCAGATGCGCCGCGGGCTGCCAGCCGGGCGCGGCGGCCAGGAGGGCCAGGCGCCGGGGATCAGCGGGACCGGTCAGTACCTGTGA
- a CDS encoding cysteine desulfurase-like protein has translation MAFDVARIRGLFPALGDGWIHFDGPAGMLVPEQVASAVSTAMRAPVSGPGGAFPASQRAESIVTAARRAVADLVGADPAGVVLGSSAAVLLRRLVDALSERWTLGDEVVVSRLDEQTNIAPWTHGAKRVGAVVRWAEIDIENCELPAWQYENLVNARTKAVAVTAASGAVGTRPDVPTIAEFAKRVGALVVVDATAAAPFLPLDMNALGADVLVVSAQAWGGPAVGALVFRDPDLLERLPSASLDPGARGPARLELGPHAYPLLAGLVASIDYLAGLDDAATGSRRERLVTSLGSAKSYHAGLLAQLSTELRALRHVMVIGDAMRRIPALAFTVTGKKAPEIAEYLASQGLCAFADLGTSGVFAALGVGEVGGAVRIALAHYSNVFEVNQLVRVLEELR, from the coding sequence ATGGCGTTCGACGTCGCTCGAATTCGTGGGTTGTTCCCCGCGCTGGGTGACGGCTGGATCCACTTCGACGGCCCTGCCGGAATGCTGGTACCCGAACAGGTGGCCTCGGCCGTGTCGACGGCGATGCGTGCCCCGGTCTCCGGCCCGGGCGGCGCGTTCCCGGCGTCCCAGCGTGCGGAGAGCATCGTGACCGCGGCCAGGCGGGCGGTGGCCGATCTCGTCGGTGCCGATCCGGCTGGTGTCGTGCTCGGTTCGAGCGCGGCGGTGCTGTTGCGCCGGCTCGTCGACGCCCTGTCCGAGCGCTGGACGCTGGGCGACGAGGTGGTGGTCTCGCGCCTCGACGAGCAGACCAACATCGCGCCGTGGACGCACGGCGCGAAACGCGTCGGCGCGGTCGTGCGCTGGGCCGAGATCGACATCGAGAACTGCGAGCTGCCCGCCTGGCAGTACGAGAACCTGGTCAACGCCCGCACGAAGGCGGTGGCCGTCACCGCCGCGTCGGGCGCCGTCGGCACGCGGCCCGACGTGCCCACGATCGCCGAGTTCGCCAAGCGCGTCGGCGCGCTGGTGGTCGTCGACGCCACGGCGGCGGCGCCGTTCCTGCCGCTCGACATGAACGCGCTGGGCGCGGACGTGCTCGTGGTGTCCGCGCAGGCCTGGGGCGGCCCGGCTGTCGGCGCCCTCGTCTTCCGCGACCCCGACCTGCTGGAACGGCTCCCGTCCGCGTCGCTCGACCCCGGCGCCCGCGGCCCCGCCCGGCTGGAGCTGGGCCCGCACGCGTACCCGCTGCTCGCCGGGCTCGTCGCGTCGATCGACTACCTCGCCGGCCTGGACGACGCGGCCACCGGCTCCCGCCGCGAGCGGCTGGTGACCTCGCTCGGCTCGGCGAAGTCGTACCACGCCGGGCTGCTCGCCCAGCTCAGCACCGAGCTGCGTGCGCTGCGGCACGTCATGGTCATCGGCGATGCGATGCGCCGCATCCCGGCGCTGGCGTTCACCGTCACCGGCAAGAAGGCGCCGGAGATCGCGGAGTACCTGGCCTCGCAGGGCCTGTGCGCGTTCGCCGACCTCGGCACCAGCGGCGTGTTCGCCGCGCTCGGCGTCGGAGAGGTGGGCGGCGCGGTGCGGATAGCGCTCGCCCACTACTCCAACGTCTTCGAGGTCAACCAGCTGGTGCGGGTGCTGGAAGAACTGCGTTAA
- a CDS encoding NAD(P)H-quinone oxidoreductase: protein MHAIKLREPGGPDNLEWVEVPDPRPGPGEVLLDVAASAVNRADLLQRQGNYPPPPGASDILGLECSGTVAELGEGVEGWQVGDEVCALLAGGGYAERVVVPAGQLLPVPGEVDLITSAGLPEVACTVWSNVVMHANLAEGQVLLVHGGAGGIGTHAIQVGKALGATVAVTAGSADRLDRCRQLGADIAINYKEQDFVEVLRDETGGADVILDNMGAKYLDRNVSALKTNGRLVIIGMQGGVKGELNIGKLMAKRASVAGTTLRARPVDDKARIVADVRERLWPLVAEGAVRPVIGQVVPMSEAGKAHQALEEGGVFGKVLLSVRG from the coding sequence ATGCATGCGATCAAGCTCCGTGAACCCGGCGGCCCGGACAACCTGGAGTGGGTCGAGGTTCCCGACCCGCGGCCGGGCCCCGGCGAGGTCCTGCTCGACGTCGCGGCGAGCGCGGTGAACCGGGCCGATCTGCTGCAGCGCCAGGGCAACTACCCGCCGCCGCCCGGGGCGAGCGACATCCTCGGGCTCGAGTGCTCGGGCACGGTCGCCGAGCTCGGCGAGGGCGTCGAGGGCTGGCAGGTCGGCGACGAGGTGTGCGCGCTGCTGGCCGGCGGCGGTTACGCCGAACGCGTCGTCGTGCCCGCCGGGCAGCTGCTGCCCGTGCCCGGCGAGGTCGACCTCATCACCAGCGCCGGCCTGCCCGAGGTCGCCTGCACCGTGTGGTCGAACGTGGTGATGCACGCGAACCTGGCCGAGGGCCAGGTGCTGCTCGTGCACGGCGGCGCCGGCGGCATCGGCACGCACGCGATCCAGGTCGGCAAGGCCCTCGGCGCGACGGTCGCGGTCACCGCCGGCTCGGCCGACCGGCTGGACCGCTGCCGCCAGCTCGGCGCCGACATCGCGATCAACTACAAGGAGCAGGACTTCGTCGAGGTCCTCCGCGACGAGACCGGCGGCGCCGACGTCATCCTCGACAACATGGGCGCGAAGTACCTGGACCGCAACGTCAGCGCGCTGAAGACGAACGGCCGCCTGGTGATCATCGGGATGCAGGGCGGCGTCAAGGGCGAGCTGAACATCGGCAAGCTGATGGCCAAGCGCGCCAGCGTCGCCGGGACCACCCTGCGGGCGCGGCCGGTCGACGACAAGGCCCGGATTGTCGCGGACGTGCGGGAACGGCTGTGGCCGCTGGTCGCGGAGGGCGCGGTTCGGCCGGTGATCGGTCAGGTCGTGCCGATGTCCGAGGCGGGCAAGGCGCACCAGGCCCTGGAGGAGGGCGGCGTGTTCGGCAAGGTGCTGCTCTCGGTCCGCGGTTAA